TCGGTCTTGCGACCGGACTCGCGCAGCAGGCGCAGCGCCAGGGTCAGGCCATCGTTCAGGGCGGTGAAGGGCGCCAGCCAGGCCTGCAGGTCGGCGCAGCGCGCGGCTTCGGACTTGTGCTGCCAGGCGTAGTACGACGGCATGTCGACCTGGGTCGCGCCGCCGGGCACCGCCAGGCGGCCGCGCAGGCTGGTGAGCCATTCGTTCTCGCGCAGCGACTGGCCAGTCTTGCCGGGCGCCGCCAGGGCCGAAGCCACTTTTTCGAGTTCGCGCAGCATGCCTTCGAGCGCGTCCTGCGCCACGCCGGGGTGGTCGCGCAGCCCCACCAACGCGACGCGCTGGCGTTCGAGGTCCTGCAGCACCGAGCCTTTCACGTCGGTGCGTTCGCAGACATCGAGCAGATCGAACAACGAGGTGACGGCGACCTGGTGCTGGCGTGAATCCCCCTCGCGGGCAAAGAAGAACAACCTGTCGAACAGGTATTCGAGCCGCAGGTAGGCGCGGATGCGCTCGTTGAAGGGATATTCGTAAACAATCACGCTTGTAAGCAGGCCCATCAGAGGTCGGCCAGCAGGCCGAGATTATTCAGGGGTGCCGGCCAAGCCCGGGGCTTGCCGGCCCGTCGTGGCCGCCAGCTCGAGCCAGCGATCATGCAGGGTCTTCGCCTGCGCGCGCAATTGCTCCGGCGAGGTCGCGCCGCCATTGTCGATGACGTCGTCCGCGACGTCGAGCCGGTCCGCCCGCGCAGCCTGTGCCGCCATGATACGCCGGATGGCTGAGTCCGTCAGCCCGCTGCGCGACTGCACGCGGGCCACCTGGGTGTCGGGATCGCAATCGACCACGCAGATGCGGTCGACACGGTCGCGCCAGCGCCCGATCGACTCGACCAGCAACGGCACCACGAACACCAGATACGCGCCGCGCGCGGCCTCGGCCTGGCGTTCGGTTTCGTGGCCGATGGCCGGGTGCAGGATGGCTTCCAGGCGCAGGCGGACCTGCGGATCGGCGAACGCGCGCTCGCGCATCCAGTCGCGGTCCAGGGCGCCGGCCGGCGTCAGCGCGTCGGGCCCGAATTCGCGTTCGATGGCGGGCATCGCGGCGCCGCCGGCCGCGGTCAGCGCGCGCGCGATCTCGTCGGTATCGACCACCGACGCGCCCCATTCGCCCAGCATGTCGGCCACGCGCGATTTGCCCGAGCCGATGCCCCCTGTCAGACCGATCTTGAACATGTTCGTCCTTCGTTTGCGGCGCGGCCCAGGCCGCCCCGCCGCGCCATCCGGCACGGGCCGCCGCGGGCAGCGCGCGCGCGATCAACCATTCAATGCAGCAACCATCCCAGGCCCTGCTCGCCGCCCAGCAGCAGCACGGCCACGCCCGCCAGCGCCAGGTACGGGCCGAACGGCAGCGCCTGGCCGCGGCTGGCCCGGCCGCTGAGCGTCAGGGCGCCGCCCACCACCACGCCGACCACCGACGCGCCCAGCAGCAGCATCGGCAAGGCGCCGACGCCGAACCAGGCCCCCAGCGCCGCCAGCAGCTTGAAATCGCCGTAGCCCATGCCTTCGCGGCCGGTCAGCAGGCGGAATGCATGAAAGATAACCCACAGGAACAGGTAGCCGGCCACCGCGCCCACCACCGCCATCGACAGCGGCGTGAAGGCGTCGAACAGATTCACCAGCAGGCCGGCCCAGGCCAGCGGCAGCGTAATCGCGTCCGGCAGCAGGGTCGATTCCAGGTCGATCCAGGCCAGCGCCACCAGCGCCGCCGACAGTCCCATGGCGCACAACGCGATGGGCGTGGCGCCGAAACGCCAGGCACAGGCGGCGAACAGGATGCAGGTGATCGACTCGATGGCGGGGTAGCGCCAGCCGATCGGGGCGCCGCACGCGGCGCAGCGGCCGCGCAGCGCCAGCCAGCCCAGCAGCGGCAGGCGGCGCCAGCCAGTCACCGGCGCCTCGCAGCTCGGGCAATGCGCGGCCGGCGTCAGCAGGCCGGCGTCCGTCGCCGGCCGGGCATGGCCCGCCGCCTCCTGGCACTGCGCCTGCCACTCGCGTTCCATCATGCGCGGCAGGCGGTAGGTCACCCGCGTCAGCCAGCCGCCGACCAGCAGGCCGGCCAGCGCGGCCAGCGCGATGAACGCCGCCAGCGGCACCGGTAGGACATGCCACAGCGTCATGCGCGCCCCCGCGACGCGAGCCGCCGCGCCGGCGGACGAGCGCCAGCGGCAGGGCGGCGGGCGGGCTGGCGGGAGCCGTGTCGTAATTTGTGCATAAAGTGCCGGCAACGCCTTTCAGGATGAGGGGGAACGTATCGAATCTTCGCATAAGTGCGTAAAATCGGAGACAGACTCAACTTACGGATCAGCTGCCATGGCCGCGCGCGTCGAAATCCTTACCCGCCCCCGCAAACTCAGCATGATGGGGCTGCT
The window above is part of the Achromobacter deleyi genome. Proteins encoded here:
- a CDS encoding prepilin peptidase, with translation MTLWHVLPVPLAAFIALAALAGLLVGGWLTRVTYRLPRMMEREWQAQCQEAAGHARPATDAGLLTPAAHCPSCEAPVTGWRRLPLLGWLALRGRCAACGAPIGWRYPAIESITCILFAACAWRFGATPIALCAMGLSAALVALAWIDLESTLLPDAITLPLAWAGLLVNLFDAFTPLSMAVVGAVAGYLFLWVIFHAFRLLTGREGMGYGDFKLLAALGAWFGVGALPMLLLGASVVGVVVGGALTLSGRASRGQALPFGPYLALAGVAVLLLGGEQGLGWLLH
- the coaE gene encoding dephospho-CoA kinase (Dephospho-CoA kinase (CoaE) performs the final step in coenzyme A biosynthesis.); protein product: MFKIGLTGGIGSGKSRVADMLGEWGASVVDTDEIARALTAAGGAAMPAIEREFGPDALTPAGALDRDWMRERAFADPQVRLRLEAILHPAIGHETERQAEAARGAYLVFVVPLLVESIGRWRDRVDRICVVDCDPDTQVARVQSRSGLTDSAIRRIMAAQAARADRLDVADDVIDNGGATSPEQLRAQAKTLHDRWLELAATTGRQAPGLAGTPE
- the zapD gene encoding cell division protein ZapD — encoded protein: MIVYEYPFNERIRAYLRLEYLFDRLFFFAREGDSRQHQVAVTSLFDLLDVCERTDVKGSVLQDLERQRVALVGLRDHPGVAQDALEGMLRELEKVASALAAPGKTGQSLRENEWLTSLRGRLAVPGGATQVDMPSYYAWQHKSEAARCADLQAWLAPFTALNDGLTLALRLLRESGRKTDIVAEQGAYQEMLGGKQFQLLRVWVDPEQGVFPEISANKYMIWIRFSTQDGEFKPQQVARSIPFQITLCNS